A region of Candidatus Eremiobacterota bacterium DNA encodes the following proteins:
- a CDS encoding GNAT family N-acetyltransferase — protein MTESTQLETERLALREPLESDAPQLLEYHLRNAERFDRWEPKRGTDVAQHRQWIEWRQSESAQGRGITFFAFDRATRATLIALASLDAISTEPARTAMLSYSVDGPYEGQGYARETVAATIAYAFGPLDLHHLSATYDPANERSGGLLARMGFVVIARSPVVPGMERLMRAQVLAVLNRPA, from the coding sequence GTGACCGAAAGCACGCAGCTCGAAACGGAGCGGCTGGCGCTGCGCGAGCCGCTCGAGTCGGACGCGCCGCAGCTGCTGGAGTACCACCTGCGGAACGCCGAGCGCTTCGACCGCTGGGAGCCGAAGCGCGGGACCGACGTCGCGCAGCACCGGCAGTGGATCGAGTGGCGCCAAAGCGAGAGCGCGCAGGGCCGCGGGATCACCTTCTTCGCGTTCGACCGCGCGACGCGCGCGACGCTGATCGCACTCGCCAGCCTCGATGCGATCTCGACGGAGCCGGCGCGCACCGCGATGCTGAGCTATTCGGTCGACGGGCCGTACGAAGGCCAAGGCTACGCGCGCGAGACGGTCGCCGCGACGATCGCGTACGCGTTCGGCCCGCTCGACCTGCACCACCTCAGCGCGACCTACGATCCCGCCAACGAGCGCAGCGGCGGGCTGCTCGCGCGCATGGGGTTCGTCGTAATAGCGCGCTCGCCGGTCGTTCCGGGAATGGAGCGTCTGATGCGCGCGCAAGTGCTGGCCGTGCTGAACCGGCCGGCCTGA